Proteins from a single region of Stigmatella erecta:
- the guaA gene encoding glutamine-hydrolyzing GMP synthase, whose product MDIHAEKILILDFGSQYTQLIARRVRELGVYCEIHRPDLPAGEIRRFAPRGIILSGGPASVETEGSPRCDPFVFDAGVPVLGICYGLQLLAKLLGGKLDRSAHREYGNAEVEVLTARGPFAAFHPGERLKVWMSHGDRVDALPPGFEAIGRSGNSPFAAAAHTSKPFYGLQFHPEVVHTAQGKAMLRAFLFTDCQVSGTWTMKGFIQEAEEAIRRQVGAEGRVICGLSGGVDSSVAALLLHRAIGPRLQCIFVDNGLLRQDERAQVEALFVDRFHVPLKTVDARERFLEKLAGVTDPEKKRKTIGREFIAVFEEAAREVQDAGFLAQGTLYPDVIESVSYKGPSVTIKSHHNVGGLPEQMKLKLVEPLRELFKDEVRVLGRELGLPEEMVNRQPFPGPGLAIRVLGEVTEPRLALVRRADAIVQEEIRTAGLYTELWQAFAVLLPVQSVGVMGDERTYESTCVLRAVTSVDGMTADWARLPYPVLERISTRITNEVRGINRVVLDISSKPPATIEWE is encoded by the coding sequence GTGGACATCCACGCCGAGAAAATTCTCATTCTCGACTTTGGCAGTCAGTACACCCAGCTCATCGCCCGGCGGGTCCGGGAGTTGGGCGTCTACTGTGAGATTCACCGGCCGGACCTCCCCGCCGGGGAGATTCGCCGGTTCGCCCCCCGCGGCATCATCCTGTCCGGGGGCCCCGCCTCCGTGGAGACCGAGGGCTCCCCCCGGTGCGACCCGTTCGTCTTCGACGCGGGCGTGCCGGTGCTGGGCATCTGCTATGGCCTGCAACTGCTGGCCAAGCTGCTCGGGGGCAAGCTGGACCGCTCGGCGCACCGGGAGTACGGCAACGCCGAGGTGGAGGTGCTGACGGCCCGGGGGCCCTTCGCGGCGTTCCACCCAGGCGAGCGGCTGAAGGTGTGGATGAGCCACGGGGACCGGGTGGACGCGCTGCCGCCGGGGTTCGAGGCCATTGGCCGCAGCGGCAACTCGCCCTTCGCGGCGGCCGCGCACACCAGCAAGCCCTTCTATGGGCTCCAGTTCCACCCCGAGGTGGTCCACACCGCCCAGGGCAAGGCCATGCTGCGGGCGTTCCTGTTCACCGACTGCCAGGTGAGCGGCACCTGGACGATGAAGGGCTTCATCCAGGAGGCGGAGGAGGCCATCCGGCGGCAGGTGGGCGCGGAGGGGCGGGTCATCTGCGGCCTGTCCGGCGGGGTGGACAGCTCCGTGGCGGCGCTGCTCCTGCACCGGGCGATTGGCCCCCGGCTGCAGTGCATCTTCGTGGACAACGGGCTCTTGCGGCAGGACGAGCGGGCGCAGGTGGAGGCGCTCTTCGTGGACCGCTTCCACGTGCCGCTGAAGACGGTGGATGCGCGGGAGCGCTTCCTGGAGAAGCTCGCCGGGGTGACGGACCCGGAGAAGAAGCGCAAGACCATCGGCCGCGAGTTCATCGCGGTGTTCGAGGAGGCCGCGCGCGAGGTGCAGGACGCGGGCTTCCTGGCGCAGGGCACGCTCTACCCGGACGTGATTGAGTCCGTCTCGTACAAGGGCCCCTCGGTCACCATCAAGAGCCACCACAACGTGGGCGGGCTGCCCGAGCAGATGAAGCTCAAGCTGGTGGAGCCGCTGCGCGAGCTGTTCAAGGACGAGGTGCGGGTGCTGGGCCGGGAGCTGGGGCTGCCCGAGGAGATGGTGAACCGGCAGCCGTTCCCGGGGCCGGGCCTGGCCATCCGCGTGCTGGGAGAGGTGACGGAGCCACGGCTGGCGCTGGTGCGCCGCGCGGACGCCATCGTCCAGGAGGAGATCCGCACGGCGGGGCTCTACACGGAGCTGTGGCAGGCGTTCGCGGTGCTGCTGCCGGTGCAGAGCGTGGGGGTGATGGGGGATGAGCGCACCTACGAGTCCACCTGCGTGCTGCGCGCGGTGACGAGCGTGGACGGGATGACAGCGGACTGGGCGCGGCTGCCGTACCCGGTACTGGAGCGCATCTCCACGCGCATCACCAACGAGGTGCGCGGCATCAACCGCGTGGTGCTCGACATCTCGTCGAAGCCGCCGGCCACCATCGAGTGGGAGTAG